From a single Sparus aurata chromosome 13, fSpaAur1.1, whole genome shotgun sequence genomic region:
- the serpinf2a gene encoding alpha-2-antiplasmin, with the protein MKLCLLLFLHCLCCLGLTEEPSTGTPHDSGPVDEDEETEEVQSCRVKRVFSLEERRRIGGTIQRLGLQLLENLPISPQQPNVVLSPLSLAFALAHLTLGAHNETEKLLLKTLHAHSLPCYHHILGGLLPHFRNTSLDMATRMYLRPGFQVKLSFVEESLARYQSQPVPLVSVEEVNQWVENATNGHIPNFLESIPHDVVLMLMNAVYFKGEWQTRFDPQGTTKGAFYLDNQNSVSVDMMKSAQYPLRLLHDPELDALVASFAFKGNSSFLVVVPFPGRGNVSSVLTKLNISDLYRRLPQEKTMQVNLPKVKLQYRQELDEALTNMGLGSLFSGPDLSGISDHPLKVTGVRHASTVELSEEGVEASATTVITSMRSISLFSVNSPFVFALVDDDSLAPLFMGIVTNPAPDNDSMLNDDPHSNSTMSDQPVMENSYENSRSCSEAGAEGSSVQTCSAPAGEREHLQNVNGLEDSDGKQ; encoded by the exons ATGAAgctgtgtcttcttcttttcttgcaTTGTCTTTGCTGTCTGGGACTGACA GAGGAGCCCAGTACAGGAACTCCTCATGACTCTGGTCCTGTCGATGAAgatgaggagacagaggaggttCAAAGCTGTAGAGTAAAGCGGGTGTTCAGCCTTGAGGAACGCAGGAGGATAGGGGGCACCATACAGCGACTCGGTTTACAGCTCCTGGAAAATCTTCCTATTAGTCCACAACAGCCAAACGTTGTCCTATCACCTCTCAGCCTGGCCTTTGCCCTTGCTCACCTAACCTTAG GTGCTCATAATGAAacagagaagctgctgctgaagaccCTTCATGCCCATAGTCTGCCGTGTTACCATCACATACTGGGAGGACTTCTACCTCATTTCAGAAACACATCGTTGGACATGGCAACTCGCATGTACCTGAGACCAG GATTTCAAGTGAAGTTGTCATTTGTTGAGGAGTCACTGGCCAG GTACCAATCCCAGCCCGTCCCTCTGGTCTCTGTGGAGGAGGTCAACCAATGGGTGGAGAATGCCACCAATGGTCACATCCCCAACTTTCTAGAAAGTATTCCACATGACGTGGTGCTCATGCTCATGAACGCTGTGTACTTCAAAG GTGAATGGCAGACACGATTTGACCCCCAAGGGACCACCAAGGGAGCATTCTACCTGGACAACCAGAACTCAGTATCGGTGGACATGATGAAGTCTGCCCAGTATCCTCTCCGCCTTCTGCATGATCCAGAACTCGATGCACTG GTTGCCAGTTTTGCCTTTAAAGGAAACAGCAGCTTCTTAGTTGTTGTGCCTTTTCCCGGGCGAGGAAACGTGTCATCTGTGCTTACCAAACTGAACATCTCAGACCTTTACAGACGTCTACCTCAAGAGAAAACAATGCAGGTCAACTTACCCAAGGTGAAGCTACAGTACCGCCAGGAGCTCGACGAAGCCCTGACCAACATGG GCCTTGGCTCTCTCTTTTCAGGTCCTGATCTTTCTGGGATTTCCGACCATCCTCTAAAGGTTACCGGAGTCCGCCACGCCAGCACCGTAGAACTCAGCGAAGAAGGCGTGGAAGCGTCCGCCACCACTGTTATAACTTCCATGcgctccatctctctcttctctgtgaattctcccTTTGTCTTCGCCCTTGTCGATGACGACTCTCTGGCTCCCCTCTTCATGGGTATCGTCACAAACCCGGCCCCTGATAATGACAGCATGCTAAATGATGATCCCCACAGCAACAGCACCATGAGTGACCAGCCTGTGATGGAGAATAGCTACGAGAACAGCAGGTCGTGCAGCGAGGcaggagcagagggcagcagcGTGCAGACATGTAGCGCCCCCGCTGGTGAGAGGGAACATCTGCAGAATGTAAATGGACTGGAGGACAGCGATGGGAAGCAGTAA